One genomic window of Panicum hallii strain FIL2 chromosome 6, PHallii_v3.1, whole genome shotgun sequence includes the following:
- the LOC112896826 gene encoding BTB/POZ and MATH domain-containing protein 3-like: protein MASPPDTVTVRGAHQFEIVGYSLIKGFAAGEFVRSGAFAVGGYRWSVRFYPGGFSAPYRAFVSAFLKITSKDARAWARFDLRLLDRATGLSRSVRRAAEPVVFDYSAPHRKCKGKRGARALMLRSELEASPYLRGDRLTIECVVDVAAAGVAPRQLRAPPSDLSKHLGDLLDQQDRTDVAFDVRGEVFRAHKAVLATRSPVFMAELYGGMKEEGMERIAIDDIQPVVFGALVRFIYTDVLVLPGDLEGDDYKEMVRHLLEAADRYGMERMKVMCESILCRSLDASTVETTLALADQHYCTALKDVCLQFMSLGLEG from the coding sequence ATGGCGTCGCCGCCGGACACCGTGACCGTCCGCGGCGCGCACCAGTTCGAGATCGTCGGCTACAGCCTCATCAAAGGCTTCGCCGCGGGCGAGTTCGTCCGGTCCGGCGCCTTCGCCGTCGGCGGCTACCGGTGGTCCGTCCGCTTCTACCCCGGCGGCTTTTCGGCGCCGTACCGCGCGTTCGTGTCGGCGTTCCTCAAGATCACGAGCAAGGACGCCAGGGCGTGGGCGCGCTTCGACCTCCGCCTGCTCGACCGCGCCACGGGGCTGTCGCGCTCCGTGCGCCGCGCGGCGGAGCCCGTCGTGTTCGACTACTCGGCGCCGCACAGGAAGTGCAAGGGCAAGCGCGGCGCCCGCGCGCTCATGCTGCGGAGCGAGCTCGAGGCGTCGCCGTACCTGCGCGGCGACCGCCTCACGATCGAGTGCGTCGtcgacgtcgccgccgccggcgtggcTCCGCGCCAGCTCAGGGCGCCGCCGTCGGACCTGTCGAAGCATCTCGGCGACCTGCTGGATCAGCAGGACCGGACGGACGTCGCGTTCGACGTCCGAGGCGAGGTCTTCCGCGCCCACAAGGCGGTGCTCGCGACGCGGTCGCCGGTCTTCATGGCGGAGCTCTACGGAGGGATGAAGGAGGAGGGGATGGAGCGCATCGCCATCGACGACATCCAACCGGTGGTGTTCGGAGCTCTGGTTCGCTTCATCTACACTGATGTTCTGGTGCTCCCGGGCGATCTGGAAGGAGACGACTACAAGGAGATGGTGCGGCATCTCCTTGAGGCGGCGGATCGGTATGGCATGGAGAGGATGAAGGTGATGTGCGAGAGCATCCTGTGCAGGAGCCTCGATGCGAGCACGGTGGAGACGACGCTCGCCCTAGCTGATCAACACTACTGCACGGCGCTGAAGGATGTTTGCCTTCAGTTTATGTCCCTTGGATTAGAAGGATGA
- the LOC112898616 gene encoding uncharacterized protein LOC112898616, whose protein sequence is MARDTDDPPPSSPWSLSLPPKIAAAVLRRLPAHADRVRFAAVCRPWRATAGTRARPTLPWLALPDGAFFSFPGSAALRFPSAAGYHGSCDDWLLFDGGGDGYLLANPFTGGTARLPALSSVRFVVQSDGAALAWRGVTDDWRAPLRPAGRPCASWSCARARSSPPWSATGGSARSRCAAPARVPG, encoded by the coding sequence ATGGCGCGAGACACGGACgacccgccgccgtcgtcgccgtgGTCGTTGAGCCTCCCGCCTAAGATAGCGGCCGCggtcctccgccgcctcccggcCCACGCCGACCGCGTCCGCTTTGCCGCCGTCTGCCGGCCGTGGCGCGCCACCGCGGGGACCCGGGCACGGCCGACGCTGCCGTGGCTCGCGCTCCCGGACGGCGCCTTCTTCAGCTTCCCCGGCTCCGCCGCGCTGCGCTTCCCTAGCGCCGCGGGGTACCACGGCTCCTGCGACGACTGGCTGCtcttcgacggcggcggcgacgggtaCCTGCTCGCGAACCCGTTCACCGGGGGCACCGCGCGGCTCCCGGCCCTGTCCTCCGTCCGCTTCGTCGTCCAGAgcgacggcgcggcgctcgCGTGGCGCGGCGTCACGGACGACTGGAGAGCCCCCCTGCGGCCTGCAGGGCGACCGTGCGCAAGCTGGTCATGTGCCCGGGCCAGGTCGTCGCCGCCATGGTCGGCGACGGGCGGCTCGGCAAGATCCCGATGTGCCGCCCCGGCGCGGGTTCCTGGGTGA
- the LOC112897068 gene encoding chaperone protein ClpC4, chloroplastic-like: MARTICGPPSLRSPGGGSTASWKCQSTRRPRSIVLMAQNHQTKAPAFAGLRAVHSPMATPLLGSKSKFPNRSLREQKNARLLTRVTLNSFTGEIMNIFALAQEETQHLVLKIGRNQILWSHISQCICILLLDLILNEAFQLIDGRVGRESSQTSLKTRSSETSTETKGKMSTPTLDEYGTNLTKLAEEGKLDPVVGRQEQIDQVVQILSRKGKNNPCLIGEPGVGKTAAVEGLAQLIARGDVPETMQGKKVISVDMGRFLAGTKYRGEFEERLKNLLEEIKKCGNIILFLDEIHTLVGAGAAVEGAIDAANILKPALARGELQCIGATTTDEYMKHIEKDPALERRFRQVKVPEPTVDEAREILIGLRERYETHHKVQYADEALSAAAELSHKYISDRFLPDKAIDLIDEAGSLVRLRHAQRKLSKEVKDLETELKKIMEEKNDVICSQNFKMAKELHDRELELQSQFISLIGKSKGMTNNEMNSGMSVVPVVTKEDIRHIVSLWTGVPVHEVSTDETNKLLTMEQALHRRVIGQDEAITAISRAIRRARVGLNDPRRPIASFVFAGPTGVGKSELAKALAAYYYGSEEAMVRLDMSELMERHAVSKLIGSPPGYVGHGEGGQLTEAIRRRPYSLVLFDEVEKAHPDVMNIMLQILDDGRLTDSMGRTVDFTNTLIIMTSNIGGGMIAANGGGDDGSKSKELVEEEMKRHFRPEFLNRLDETIVFRPLTKVEVREIAAVMVEDVAARVREVGVGLQVTEAFVDLVAEEGFDPRYGARPLRRAIVRLLEDTLADKMLDGEIAEGDSVTVDADAAGNVVVLGRNSRVLQLLQPVTFEI; this comes from the exons ATGGCACGAACCATATGCGGACCACCTTCTCTTAGATCACCAGGCGGAGGTAGCACAGCAAGTTGGAAATGTCAGAGCACTAGGAGGCCTCGCTCAATAGTATTGATGGCTCAAAACCATCAAACCAAGGCACCAGCATTTGCTGGTCTACGAGCAGTGCATAGTCCTATGGCTACACCCTTACTTGGATCCAAATCTAAGTTTCCCAACAGATCATTGAGAGAACAAAAGAATGCTCGTCTCCTCACCAGGGTGACGCTCAATAGCTTCACCGGGGAGATTATGAATATTTTTGCACTTGCACAAGAGGAAACACAGCACCTAGTGCTCAAGATTGGAAGAAACCAAATCTTGTGGAGTCACATTTCACAGTGCATTTGCATTTTGCTCTTGGACCTCATACTCAATGAG GCTTTCCAATTGATCGATGGTAGAGTTGGGAGAGAAAGCAGCCAGACTTCTTTGAAAACTCGAAGCAGTGAGACTTCTACTGAGACAAAAGGCAAGATGTCAACACCGACACTTGATGAGTATGGAACTAATTTAACAAAATTAGCAGAGGAG GGAAAGTTGGATCCTGTTGTCGGAAGACAAGAGCAGATTGATCAAGTTGTACAAATTTTAAGCAGAAAGGGGAAGAACAACCCCTGCCTGATTGGAGAGCCAGGGGTAGGAAAAACGGCAGCAGTGGAAGGGCTTGCCCAGCTCATTGCCCGGGGGGATGTTCCTGAAACAATGCAAGGGAAAAAG GTCATCTCTGTTGACATGGGACGTTTTCTTGCTGGTACAAAATACCGTGGAGAGTTTGAAGAAAGATTAAAGAATCTTCTGGAAGAAATCAAGAAGTGTGGCAATATAATATTATTCCTCGATGAAATTCACACCCTAgtaggagcaggagcagcagtAGAAGGCGCCATTGATGCTGCTAACATTTTGAAGCCAGCACTAGCTAGAGGTGAACTACAG TGTATCGGAGCCACTACAACTGATGAATACATGAAACATATTGAGAAAGACCCGGCACTAGAAAGGCGATTCCGGCAGGTGAAAGTTCCCGAGCCAACAGTTGATGAAGCAAGAGAAATTCTAATAGGGCTTCGAGAGCGTTATGAAACTCATCATAAAGTCCAATACGCTGATGAAGCACTGAGCGCAGCTGCCGAGCTCTCACACAAGTACATCAG TGATCGTTTTCTCCCAGACAAGGCCATTGACTTGATTGATGAGGCAGGTTCCCTTGTCCGCCTACGACATGCCCAG CGGAAGCTATCCAAGGAAGTTAAAGATCTTGAAACAGAGCTGAAGAAAATCATGGAGGAGAAGAACGATGTCATCTGCAGCCAGAACTTTAAAATG GCAAAGGAGCTCCACGACCGAGAACTGGAGCTACAGTCCCAGTTCATATCTCTGATCGGCAAAAGCAAAGGGATGACCAACAATGAGATGAATTCCGGCATGTCTGTGGTTCCGGTTGTCACCAAAGAGGACATTCGCCACATCGTGTCCCTCTGGACCGGCGTGCCTGTCCACGAGGTCTCCACCGACGAAACCAACAAGCTGCTCACGATGGAGCAGGCCCTGCACCGGCGCGTCATCGGCCAAGACGAGGCCATCACGGCGATAAGCCGCGCCATCCGGCGCGCCCGCGTCGGGCTCAACGACCCGCGCCGGCCGATCGCGAGCTTCGTCTTCGCCGGGCCAACCGGCGTCGGCAAGTCGGAGCTCGCCAAGGCGCTCGCGGCCTACTACTACGGGTCGGAGGAGGCCATGGTCCGGCTGGACATGAGCGAGCTCATGGAGAGGCACGCGGTGTCCAAGCTGATCGGCTCGCCCCCGGGCTACGTCGGGCACGGGGAGGGCGGCCAGCTGACGGAGGCCATCCGCCGGCGGCCGTACTCGCTGGTCCTCTTCGACGAGGTCGAGAAGGCGCACCCCGACGTGATGAACATCATGCTGCAGATCCTGGACGACGGCCGGCTGACCGACAGCATGGGCAGGACGGTGGACTTCACGAACACGCTCATCATCATGACGTCCAACATCGGCGGCGGCATGATCGCCgcgaacggcggcggcgacgacgggaGCAAGAGCAAGGAGCTGGTGGAGGAGGAGATGAAGCGCCACTTCCGGCCCGAGTTCCTGAACCGGCTGGACGAGACGATCGTGTTCAGGCCGCTCACCAAGGTGGAGGTGAGGGAGATCGCGGCCGTCATGGTGGAGGACGTCGCCGCCCGGGTCAGGGAGGTGGGCGTCGGGCTGCAGGTGACGGAGGCGTTCGTGGACCTCGTGGCGGAGGAAGGCTTCGACCCGAGGTACGGGGCGAGGCCGCTGAGGAGGGCCATCGTGAGGCTGCTGGAGGACACCCTCGCCGACAAGATGCTCGACGGGGAGATCGCGGAAGGGGACTCGGTGACCGTCGACGCCGACGCGGCGGGGAACGTTGTCGTGCTCGGACGGAACAGCCGTGTCCTGCAGCTGCTGCAGCCTGTCACGTTTGAGATCTAG
- the LOC112896314 gene encoding protein CHUP1, chloroplastic-like yields the protein MKEDIMFDNQTKPCRSRVDSKSNPSSLKPKFGSSWGSQIVKGFTTDKKTKKTAAIASKKPPLATVENVNQTNQQIPYHSRVKRSLIGDFPCSPAGAQVHPHVFDCHNIRSPASHDLFLELDHLREQLRESKERELALQAELRQCRENPKVSELEKELDSRKGEIDRLARLNTSLEAEKTSLSEQLSALSSMVEQREENVRLDGHGNRVPSLDGNNTPSENLEFEVVELRRLNKELQFQKRNLAIKLSSAESKLTGLEKNAESDIVAKVQAEASLLRHTNANLSKQVEGLQMSRLTEVEELAYLRWINSCLRHELCNSDQAARAMTDIDYNGGMVFNEYDSVEGGARNAEDNPDIKFSIAERIKQWSRNDKSCQASKKEALLDRAWVEAAEARSPTRRHSLGGPKGCAQDFNIVKRRQSDTFISLPDATDDSFSCNKDPTIREKRDLLVDKYDFGRSESSRFVLGKSDVCKSQCLDVEKRVLRIPNPPPRPSVSVSNSGPSSGSTANPPRPPPPPPPPKFSSKGTGVMKRAPQVAELYHSLMRRDSKKDTSSGGVCEAANSANVRSSMIGEIENRSSHLQAIKADVETQGEFVKSLIKEVTNAAYKDIEDVVAFVKWLDDELGFLVDERAVLKHFDWPERKADTLREAAFGYQDLKKLETEVSNYKDDPRLPCDIALKKMVAVSEKTERGVYNLLRTRDSMMRQCKEFSIPTDWMLDNNLISKIKFASVKLAKMYMKRVAMELQYMGPLNKDPALEYMLLQAVRFAFRMHQFAGGFDPETMDAFEELRNLVHVRNSTQ from the exons ATGAAAGAGGACATCATGTTTGACAACCAAACAAAGCCATGCAGATCAAGGGTTGACTCCAAAAGCAATCCAAGTTCTCTCAAGCCCAAGTTTGGATCCTCATGGGGTTCCCAAATTGTCAAAGGGTTTACAACAGACAAGAAAACCAAAAAGACAGCTGCCATTGCAAGCAAGAAACCACCTCTTGCGACTGTTGAAAATGTCAATCAGACCAACCAGCAGATTCCATATCACTCTAGGGTTAAAAGATCTCTTATTGGAGACTTCCCTTGCTCACCAGCTGGTGCTCAAGTGCATCCCCATGTGTTTGATTGCCACAATATTAGATCCCCAGCATCTCATGATCTTTTCCTTGAGTTGGATCATCTCAGGGAACAACTGCGTGAGTCAAAAGAAAGGGAACTAGCATTACAGGCAGAGTTGCGGCAATGCAGAGAAAACCCAAAAGTTTCAGAACTTGAGAAGGAGCTTGATTCTAGGAAAGGTGAAATTGACAGGCTTGCACGGCTTAATACTTCACTAGAAGCTGAGAAAACAAGCCTGTCTGAACAACTGTCAGCTCTATCTTCTATGGTAGAACAACGTGAGGAAAATGTAAGATTAGACGGGCATGGCAATCGGGTACCTAGTCTGGATGGGAACAATACACCTTCAGAAAACTTGGAGTTTGAAGTTGTTGAACTACGCCGGTTAAACAAAGAGCTTCAGTTTCAGAAACGAAATCTTGCGATTAAGCTTTCTTCAGCTGAGTCCAAATTGACCGGCCTTGAGAAGAATGCAGAG AGTGATATAGTTGCCAAGGTTCAAGCTGAGGCATCATTGCTGAGGCACACAAATGCAAACCTGAGCAAGCAAGTTGAGGGATTGCAAATGAGTCGGCTAACCGAGGTTGAGGAACTTGCTTATCTTCGGTGGATCAATTCATGTCTACGCCATGAGCTCTGTAACTCGGATCAAGCAGCTAGAGCAATGACTGATATAGATTATAATGGTGGCATGGTGTTTAATGAGTATGACAGCGTTGAAGGCGGTGCGAGAAATGCTGAGGACAATCCTGATATAAAATTCAGCATCGCAGAACGCATCAAACAGTGGTCTCGGAATGATAAGAGTTGTCAAGCATCTAAAAAGGAAGCACTTCTTGATAGGGCATGGgtagaagctgcagaagcacgAAGTCCTACACGTAGGCACTCACTTGGTGGGCCAAAGGGATGTGCACAAGACTTCAACATCGTGAAGAGAAGGCAATCTGATACCTTTATCAGCCTTCCAGACGCAACAGATGATTCATTCTCCTGTAATAAGGATCCGACAATCAGGGAGAAGCGTGACCTTCTTGTGGACAAGTATGATTTTGGTCGATCTGAAAGTTCAAGATTTGTTCTTGGCAAGTCAGACGTATGCAAGTCTCAGTGTCTGGATGTTGAAAAGCGTGTGTTACGCATCCCTAACCCTCCACCAAGACCTTCTGTTTCTGTGTCAAATTCTGGCCCATCAAGCGGATCGACTGCAAATCCGCCACGGCCAccaccgcctccacctcctccaaAGTTTTCCTCAAAAGGTACTGGGGTCATGAAGAGGGCGCCACAGGTTGCCGAGCTCTACCATTCACTTATGAGAAGGGACTCAAAAAAGGATACTTCTAGTGGTGGAGTCTGTGAAGCTGCTAACTCCGCTAATGTGAGGAGTAGCATGATTGGTGAAATTGAGAACCGCTCGTCCCATTTGCAGGCT ATCAAGGCGGATGTTGAGACTCAAGGCGAATTTGTGAAATCATTGATTAAGGAGGTGACCAATGCAGCCTACAAAGATATTGAAGATGTGGTTGCATTTGTGAAGTGGCTAGATGATGAACTTGGCTTCCTA GTGGATGAGAGAGCAGTGTTGAAGCATTTTGATTGGCCTGAGAGGAAGGCGGACACTCTACGAGAGGCAGCTTTTGGCTACCAGGACCTGAAAAAGTTGGAAACGGAAGTCTCAAACTATAAAGATGATCCACGCCTTCCCTGCGACATTGCGCTGAAGAAAATGGTTGCAGTTTCTGAAAA GACTGAGCGAGGTGTCTACAACCTTCTGAGAACAAGAGATTCTATGATGAGGCAGTGCAAGGAGTTCAGTATTCCTACTGACTGGATGCTTGATAACAATCTTATTAGCAAG ATAAAGTTTGCTTCTGTGAAGTTAGCGAAGATGTACATGAAAAGGGTCGCTATGGAGCTTCAATACATGGGACCCCTGAACAAGGATCCAGCTCTGGAGTATATGCTGCTCCAGGCTGTGAGATTTGCCTTCAGGATGCATCAG TTTGCTGGGGGTTTTGATCCGGAGACCATGGATGCATTTGAAGAGCTGAGGAACCTTGTTCATGTCAGAAATAGCACCCAGTAG
- the LOC112896827 gene encoding BTB/POZ and MATH domain-containing protein 1-like: MASSPNTKSTSTTETVRGDHRFDIAGYSRKQGVEAGNVLTSATFAVGGFDWAIRYYPDGKGDEAFVSAFIRLVTPTTPLVTPSATARARFDLRLVDRATGLPRSVRRSVEPAAFDAGRARKCERGARAFMARAELAASPYLRDDRLTVECVLDVVQGTRLSRTTASPETVEPPPQPDLRGHLGALLRTQVGADVAFTVQAEAFRAHRVVLAARSPVLKAELSGSPPTVAVDGMTPLVFKTLLHFIYTDALPGLGDLGREEYRELVRNLLAAADRYAMHRLKQICRVILQEELDAKTVAAALDSAGHSRHCQALGDGCVQFMPSSGLEG; this comes from the exons ATGGCGTCGTCACCGAACACGAAGTCCACAAGCACGACAGAGACCGTGCGCGGCGACCACCGGTTCGACATCGCAGGGTACAGCCGCAAGCAGGGCGTCGAGGCCGGCAACGTCCTCACCTCCGCCACCTTCGCCGTCGGCGGCTTCGACTGGGCGATCCGCTACTACCCCGACGGCAAGGGCGACGAAGCGTTCGTGTCCGCCTTCATCCGGCTAGTGACACCCA CTACGCCCCTGGTGACACCGAGCGCCACCGCGCGGGCGCGGTTCGACCTCAGGCTGGTGGACCGCGCCACCGGGTTGCCGCGCTCGGTGCGCCGGAGCGTGGAGCCGGCGGCGTTCGACGCGGGCAGGGCCCGGAAGTGCGAGCGGGGCGCCCGCGCGTTCATGGCGAGGGCCGAGCTTGCAGCGTCGCCGTACCTCCGCGACGACCGCCTCACCGTCGAGTGCGTCCTCGACGTCGTGCAGGGGACGCGGCTGTCGCGGACCACGGCGTCGCCGGAGACcgtcgagccgccgccgcagcccgacCTGCGGGGGCACCTCGGCGCGCTGCTGCGGACGCAGGTGGGGGCGGACGTCGCCTTCACCGTTCAGGCAGAAGCGTTCCGCGCGCACCGGGTCGTGCTCGCGGCGCGGTCGCCGGTGCTCAAGGCCGAGCTCTCCGGGTCGCCGCCGACGGTGGCCGTCGACGGCATGACGCCTCTGGTGTTCAAGACCCTGCTCCACTTCATCTACACCGACGCGCTGCCCGGCCTGGGCGATCTTGGTAGGGAGGAGTACCGAGAACTGGTGCGGAATCTTCTCGCGGCGGCGGATCGGTACGCCATGCACAGGCTGAAGCAGATATGCAGGGTCATCCTGCAGGAAGAACTTGATGCGAAGACCGTGGCAGCTGCGTTGGATTCTGCTGGTCATAGCCGCCATTGCCAGGCTCTTGGAGATGGTTGTGTTCAGTTCATGCCGTCGTCTGGATTGGAAGGATGA
- the LOC112897069 gene encoding uncharacterized protein LOC112897069 — translation MPDVKAPAAAAAAAGAKAAAGDAPSPAAAPAPAPAPAPAAANGNGTPHKPPPVPAAAFDMPKPNLRGLNKPKCIQCGNVARSRCPFQCCKACCYKAQNPCHIHVLKQANTLPDKPSPTTAPLTEQPSTNLPATGSASRLACLQKLPHHFLNSLRTKKSLAKKDVASINKWRFMKLKEHMQGDIDAENEAYERYTQNVGLLEETFCPMEDDADESEAEATSSEEERMDLLVSEAMVRLKSDNENADSFKERVATILDEKLKKLQESQSAYEDDKPSDQDQDDHTTPVKFSAKQKMERAAKFSELLGKMTRARSEDDLKPCRDLIEQLFGKENGASMGESNRMETEPSGQESTAAAAAQPHSFPELCTRIEVGEDFASNLDAEFSSLSEVAQL, via the exons atgccggACGTGAAGGCCCccgctgccgcggccgccgccgcgggcgccaAGGCGGCGGCTGGTGACGCGCCTTCCCCTgccgccgctcccgctcccgctccgGCTCCGGCCCCCGCGGCCGCCAACGGCAATGGAACGCCGCATAAGCCGCCTCCCGTCCCCGCCGCGGCCTTCGACATGCCCAAGCCCAACCTCCGGGGCCTTAACAAGCCAAAGTGCATCCAGTGCGGCAACGTCGCCCGCTCCCG GTGCCCATTCCAGTGCTGCAAGGCCTGCTGCTACAAAGCCCAGAATCCTTGCCACATTCATG ttctgaagcAGGCCAACACATTGCCAGACAAGCCATCACCTACTACTGCTCCTTTGACAGAACAGCCATCTACCAATTTACCTGCAACCGG TTCAGCGTCGAGGCTTGCTTGCTTGCAGAAGCTTCCCCACCATTTTCTGAATTCTCTCCGAACAAAAAAGTCGCTTGCCAAAAAG GATGTTGCGAGCATAAACAAGTGGAGATTTATGAAGTTAAAGGAACATATGCAAGGAGATATTGATGCTGAAAATGAAGCATATGAGAGGTACACACAGAATGTTGGGCTCCTGGAGGAAACATTCTGTCCCATGGAAGATGATGCTGATGAATCTGAAGCTGAAGCAACTTCTTCAGAAGAAGAAAGGATGGACCTGTTGGTTTCGGAGGCAATGGTGAGGTTGAAGTCGGATAACGAAAATGCAGATAGCTTCAAGGAGAGGGTTGCCACTATCTTGGATGAGAAGCTGAAGAAACTGCAAGAGAGTCAAAGTGCCTATGAGGATGACAAACCATCTGATCAGGATCAAGATGATCATACAACCCCAGTGAAGTTTAGTGCAAAGCAGAAGATGGAGAGAGCCGCAAAATTTAGTGAGCTGCTTGGTAAGATGACAAGAGCACGGAGCGAGGATGATTTGAAGCCTTGCCGTGATCTTATCGAGCAGCTGTTTGGAAAGGAGAATGGTGCCTCCATGGGCGAGTCAAACAGAATGGAGACGGAGCCGAGCGGCCAGGAGTCAactgctgcagcagcagcacagcCGCATTCCTTCCCAGAGCTGTGCACTAGGATAGAAGTTGGCGAGGACTTTGCCTCCAACCTCGATGCTGAATTCTCTTCTTTGAGCGAGGTTGCGCAGCTATGA
- the LOC112896228 gene encoding methionine aminopeptidase 2B-like has protein sequence MAAVDTAAKEMEALHVGQNDEMKENLIKEDKAANSNSAALAAQSSPPEDDDDEAQTDGPSQDGAPAVKKKKKKNKSKKKKDPLQQTDPPSIPVDELFPSGEFPEGEIQQYKDDNLWRTTSEEKRELERLQKPMYNSVRRAAEVHRQVRKYMRSIIKPGMLMVDLCETLENMVRKLIKENGLQAGIAFPTGCSLNWVAAHWTPNAGDKTVLQYDDVMKLDFGTHIDGYIVDCAFTVAFNPMYDPLLQATRDATNTGIKETGIDARLCDVGAAIQEVMESYEVEINGKVFQVKSVRNLNGHSIGPYQIHAGKSVPIVKGGEQTKMEEGEFYAIETFGSTGKGFVREDLECSHYMKNFDVGHVPLRLAKAKQLLGTINNNFGTLAFCRRYLDRLGETKYLMALKNLCDNGIVQPYPPLCDVRGSYVSQFEHTILLRPTCKEVISRGDDY, from the exons atggCTGCGGTTGATACAGCAGCCAAGGAGATGGAGGCACTGCATGTTGGACAAAATGATGAAATGAAA GAGAATCTAATTAAAGAGGACAAAGCTGCAAACAGCAATAGTGCGGCTCTTGCAGCTCAGTCCTCACCACCAGAGGATGATGACGATGAAGCACAAACTGATGGTCCATCTCAAGATGGAGCACCAG CTgtaaagaagaaaaagaagaaaaacaaaTCCAA AAAGAAGAAGGACCCCCTTCAGCAGACAGATCCTCCATCAATACCTGTTGATGAGCTTTTCCCTTCAGGTGAATTTCCTGAGGGTGAAATCCAACAATATAAGGATGA TAATTTATGGAGAACAACTAGCGAGGAAAAGAGGGAGCTCGAACGACTGCAAAAGCCAATGTACAACTCTGTTCGCCGAGCAGCAGAAGTTCATAGACAG GTCCGGAAATATATGAGGAGCATCATAAAGCCTGGAATGTTAATGGTTGATCTATGTGAAACATTGGAAAATATGGTCCGGAAACTTATCAAGGAGAATGGACTGCAAGCTGGAATTGCCTTTCCAACTGGATGCTCCTTGAATTG GGTTGCAGCTCACTGGACTCCAAATGCGGGTGACAAAACTGTGCTACAATATGATGATGTGATGAAGCTAGATTTTGGAACACATATAGATG GGTACATTGTTGATTGTGCATTTACTGTTGCGTTCAATCCTATGTACGATCCATTGCTTCAAGCAACGAGAGATGCCACAAATACAGGGATCAAG GAAACTGGAATTGATGCACGGCTTTGTGATGTTGGTGCTGCAATCCAAGAAGTAATGGAGTCATATGAGGTTGAAATCAATGGGAAAGTTTTCCAAG TAAAAAGTGTTCGGAACCTCAATGGACATAGCATTGGGCCATATCAAATCCATGCTGGGAAATCAGTTCCAATAGTAAAAGGTGGAGAACAAACAAAAATGGAGGAGGGAGAGTTCTATGCCATTGAAACATTTGGATCTACTG GGAAGGGATTTGTCAGGGAGGATTTGGAATGTAGTCATTACATGAAGAACTTTGATGTTGGACATGTGCCTTTGAGGTTAGCAAAGGCTAAGCAACTGCTCGGGACCATCAACAACAACTTTGGAACACTCGCTTTCTGTCGTCGGTACTTGGACCGCCTCGGTGAGACGAAGTACCTCATGGCTCTGAAGAATCTCTGCGATAATGGTATCGTTCAG CCTTACCCTCCCCTGTGCGACGTGAGAGGGAGCTACGTCTCGCAGTTTGAGCACACCATCCTGCTCCGCCCAACCTGCAAAGAGGTGATTTCCAGAGGCGACGACTACTGA